Proteins encoded in a region of the Homo sapiens chromosome 20, GRCh38.p14 Primary Assembly genome:
- the MCM8 gene encoding DNA helicase MCM8 isoform X1, giving the protein MNGEYRGRGFGRGRFQSWKRGRGGGNFSGKWREREHRPDLSKTTGKRTSEQTPQFLLSTKTPQSMQSTLDRFIPYKGWKLYFSEVYSDSSPLIEKIQAFEKFFTRHIDLYDKDEIERKGSILVDFKELTEGGEVTNLIPDIATELRDAPEKTLACMGLAIHQVLTKDLERHAAELQAQEGLSNDGETMVNVPHIHARVYNYEPLTQLKNVRANYYGKYIALRGTVVRVSNIKPLCTKMAFLCAACGEIQSFPLPDGKYSLPTKCPVPVCRGRSFTALRSSPLTVTMDWQSIKIQELMSDDQREAGRIPRTIECELVHDLVDSCVPGDTVTITGIVKVSNAEEGSRNKNDKCMFLLYIEANSISNSKGQKTKSSEDGCKHGMLMEFSLKDLYAIQEIQAEENLFKLIVKWSLALSPRLEYSGAISAHCNLHLPSSNSSPTSACRVAGTTGMRHQTQLLLLVKAGLALALFGGSQKYADDKNRIPIRGDPHILVVGDPGLGKSQMLQAACNVAPRGVYVCGNTTTTSGLTVTLSKDSSSGDFALEAGALVLGDQGICGIDEFDKMGNQHQALLEAMEQQSISLAKAGVVCSLPARTSIIAAANPVGGHYNKAKTVSENLKMGSALLSRFDLVFILLDTPNEHHDHLLSEHVIAIRAGKQRTISSATVARMNSQDSNTSVLEVVSEKPLSERLKVVPGETIDPIPHQLLRKYIGYARQYVYPRLSTEAARVLQDFYLELRKQSQRLNSSPITTRQLESLIRLTEARARLELREEATKEDAEDIVEIMKYSMLGTYSDEFGNLDFERSQHGSGMSNRSTAKRFISALNNVAERTYNNIFQFHQLRQIAKELNIQVADFENFIGSLNDQGYLLKKGPKVYQLQTM; this is encoded by the exons ATGAATGGAGAGTATAGAGGCAGAGGATTTGGACGAGGAAGATTTCAAAGCTGGAAAAGGGGAAGAGGTGGTGGGAACTTCTCaggaaaatggagagaaagagaacacagACCTGATCTGAGTAAAACCACAGGAAAACGTACTTCTG aacaaACCCCACAGTTTTTGCTTTCAACAAAGACCCCACAGTCAATGCAGTCAACATTGGATCGATTCATACCATATAAAGGCTGGAAGCTTTATTTCTCTGAAG TTTACAGCGATAGCTCTCCTTTGATTGAGAAGATTcaagcatttgaaaaatttttcACAAGGCATATTGATTTGTATGACAAG gatGAAATAGAAAGAAAGGGAAGTATTTTGGTAGATTTTAAAGAACTGACAGAAGGTGGTGAAGTAACTAACTTGATACCAGATATAGCAACTGAACTAAGAGATGCACCTGAGAAAACCTTGGCTTGCATGGGTTTGGCAATACATCAG GTGTTAACTAAGGACCTTGAAAGGCATGCAGCTGAGTTACAAGCCCAGGAAGGATTGTCTAATGATGGAGAAACAATGGTAAATGTGCCACATATTCATGCAAG GGTGTACAACTATGAGCCTTTGACACAGCTCAAGAATGTCAGAGCAAATTACTATGGAAAATACATTGCTCTAAGAGGGACAGTGGTTCGTGTCAGTAATATAAAGCCTCTTTGCACCAAGATGGCTTTTCTTTGTGCTGCATGTGGAGAAATTCAGAGCTTTCCTCTTCCAGATGGAAAATACAGTCTTCCCACAAAG TGTCCTGTGCCTGTGTGTCGAGGCAGGTCATTTACTGCTCTCCGCAGCTCTCCTCTCACAGTTACGATGGACTGGCAGTCAATCAA AATCCAGGAATTGATGTCTGATGATCAGAGAGAAGCAGGTCGGATTCCACGAACAATAGAATGTGAGCTTGTTCATGATCTTGTGGATAGCTGTGTCCCGGGAGACACAGTGACTATTACTGGAATTGTCAAAGTCTCAAATGCGGAAGAAG GTTCTCGAAATAAGAATGACAAGTGTATGTTCCTTTTGTATATTGAAGCAAATTCTATTAGTAATAGCaaaggacagaaaacaaagagTTCTGAGGATGGGTGTAAGCATGGAATGTTGATGGAGTTCTCACTTAAAGACCTTTATGCCATCCAAGAGATTCAAGCTGAAGAAAACCTGTTTAAACTCATTGTCAA atggagtcttgctctgtcgcccaggctagagtacagtggtgcgatctcagctcactgcaacctccacctcccaagttcaaacagttctcccacctcagcctgccgagtagctgggactacaggcatgcgccaccagacccagctactTTTG CTTGTTAAAGCAGGTTTGGCATTAGCACTCTTTGGAGGAAGCCAGAAATACGCAGATGACAAAAACAGAATTCCAATTCGGGGAGACCCCCACATCCTTGTTGTTGGAGATCCAGGCCTAGGAAAAAGTCAAATGCTACAG GCAGCGTGCAATGTTGCCCCACGTGGCGTGTATGTTTGTGGTAACACCACGACCACCTCTGGTCTGACGGTAACTCTTTCAAAAGATAGTTCCTCTGGAGATTTTGCTTTGGAAGCTGGTGCCCTGGTACTTGGTGATCAAG GTATTTGTGGAATCGATGAATTTGATAAGATGGGGAATCAACATCAAGCCTTGTTGGAAGCCATGGAGCAGCAAAGTATTAGTCTTGCTAAGGCTGGTGTGGTTTGTAGCCTTCCTGCAAGAACTTCCATTATTGCTGCTGCAAATCCAGTTGGAGGACATTACAATAAAgccaaaacagtttctgagaatttaaA AATGGGGAGTGCACTACTATCCAGATTTGATTTGGTCTTTATCCTGTTAGATACTCCAAATGAGCATCATGATCACTTACTCTCTGAACATGTGATTGCAATAAGAGCTGGAAAGCAGAGAACCATTAGCAGTGCCACAGTAGCTCGTATGAATAGTCAAGATTCAAATACTTCCGTACttgaagtagtttctgagaagccATTATCAGAAAGACTAAAG GTGGTTCCTGGAGAAACAATAGATCCCATTCCCCACCAGCTATTGAGAAAGTACATTGGCTATGCTCGGCAGTATGTGTACCCAAGGCTATCCACAGAAGCTGCTCGAGTTCTTCAAGATTTTTACCTTGAGCTCCGGAAACAGAGCCAGAGGTTAAATAGCTCACCAATCACTACCAGGCAGCTGGAATCTTTGATTCGTCTGACagag gcaCGAGCAAGGTTGGAATTGAGAGAGGAAGCAACCAAAGAAGACGCTGAGGATATAGTGGAAATTATGAAATATAG catGCTAGGAACTTACTCTGATGAATTTGGGAACCTAGATTTTGAGCGATCCCAGCATGGTTCTGGAATGAGCAACAGGTCAACAGCGAAAAGATTTATTTCTGCTCTCAACAACGTTGCTGAAAGaacttataataatatatttcaatttcATCAACTTCGGCAGATTGCCAAAGAACTAAACATTCAG GTTgctgattttgaaaattttattggaTCACTAAATGACCAGGGTTACCTCTTGAAAAAAGGCCCAAAAGTTTACCAGCTTCAAACTATGTAA
- the MCM8 gene encoding DNA helicase MCM8 isoform X4, whose product MNGEYRGRGFGRGRFQSWKRGRGGGNFSGKWREREHRPDLSKTTGKRTSEQTPQFLLSTKTPQSMQSTLDRFIPYKGWKLYFSEVYSDSSPLIEKIQAFEKFFTRHIDLYDKDEIERKGSILVDFKELTEGGEVTNLIPDIATELRDAPEKTLACMGLAIHQVLTKDLERHAAELQAQEGLSNDGETMVNVPHIHARVYNYEPLTQLKNVRANYYGKYIALRGTVVRVSNIKPLCTKMAFLCAACGEIQSFPLPDGKYSLPTKCPVPVCRGRSFTALRSSPLTVTMDWQSIKIQELMSDDQREAGRIPRTIECELVHDLVDSCVPGDTVTITGIVKVSNAEEGSRNKNDKCMFLLYIEANSISNSKGQKTKSSEDGCKHGMLMEFSLKDLYAIQEIQAEENLFKLIVNSLCPVIFGHELVKAGLALALFGGSQKYADDKNRIPIRGDPHILVVGDPGLGKSQMLQGNAVIKHKEAEAQRGLRATQLVHGGATI is encoded by the exons ATGAATGGAGAGTATAGAGGCAGAGGATTTGGACGAGGAAGATTTCAAAGCTGGAAAAGGGGAAGAGGTGGTGGGAACTTCTCaggaaaatggagagaaagagaacacagACCTGATCTGAGTAAAACCACAGGAAAACGTACTTCTG aacaaACCCCACAGTTTTTGCTTTCAACAAAGACCCCACAGTCAATGCAGTCAACATTGGATCGATTCATACCATATAAAGGCTGGAAGCTTTATTTCTCTGAAG TTTACAGCGATAGCTCTCCTTTGATTGAGAAGATTcaagcatttgaaaaatttttcACAAGGCATATTGATTTGTATGACAAG gatGAAATAGAAAGAAAGGGAAGTATTTTGGTAGATTTTAAAGAACTGACAGAAGGTGGTGAAGTAACTAACTTGATACCAGATATAGCAACTGAACTAAGAGATGCACCTGAGAAAACCTTGGCTTGCATGGGTTTGGCAATACATCAG GTGTTAACTAAGGACCTTGAAAGGCATGCAGCTGAGTTACAAGCCCAGGAAGGATTGTCTAATGATGGAGAAACAATGGTAAATGTGCCACATATTCATGCAAG GGTGTACAACTATGAGCCTTTGACACAGCTCAAGAATGTCAGAGCAAATTACTATGGAAAATACATTGCTCTAAGAGGGACAGTGGTTCGTGTCAGTAATATAAAGCCTCTTTGCACCAAGATGGCTTTTCTTTGTGCTGCATGTGGAGAAATTCAGAGCTTTCCTCTTCCAGATGGAAAATACAGTCTTCCCACAAAG TGTCCTGTGCCTGTGTGTCGAGGCAGGTCATTTACTGCTCTCCGCAGCTCTCCTCTCACAGTTACGATGGACTGGCAGTCAATCAA AATCCAGGAATTGATGTCTGATGATCAGAGAGAAGCAGGTCGGATTCCACGAACAATAGAATGTGAGCTTGTTCATGATCTTGTGGATAGCTGTGTCCCGGGAGACACAGTGACTATTACTGGAATTGTCAAAGTCTCAAATGCGGAAGAAG GTTCTCGAAATAAGAATGACAAGTGTATGTTCCTTTTGTATATTGAAGCAAATTCTATTAGTAATAGCaaaggacagaaaacaaagagTTCTGAGGATGGGTGTAAGCATGGAATGTTGATGGAGTTCTCACTTAAAGACCTTTATGCCATCCAAGAGATTCAAGCTGAAGAAAACCTGTTTAAACTCATTGTCAA CTCGCTTTGCCCTGTCATTTTTGGTCATGAA CTTGTTAAAGCAGGTTTGGCATTAGCACTCTTTGGAGGAAGCCAGAAATACGCAGATGACAAAAACAGAATTCCAATTCGGGGAGACCCCCACATCCTTGTTGTTGGAGATCCAGGCCTAGGAAAAAGTCAAATGCTACAG GGCAATGCTGTGATAAAacataaggaagctgaggctcagagaggtctgAGAGCCACACAGCTGGTGCATGGTGGAGCCACGATTTAa
- the MCM8 gene encoding DNA helicase MCM8 isoform X3 — MNGEYRGRGFGRGRFQSWKRGRGGGNFSGKWREREHRPDLSKTTGKRTSEQTPQFLLSTKTPQSMQSTLDRFIPYKGWKLYFSEVYSDSSPLIEKIQAFEKFFTRHIDLYDKDEIERKGSILVDFKELTEGGEVTNLIPDIATELRDAPEKTLACMGLAIHQVLTKDLERHAAELQAQEGLSNDGETMVNVPHIHARVYNYEPLTQLKNVRANYYGKYIALRGTVVRVSNIKPLCTKMAFLCAACGEIQSFPLPDGKYSLPTKCPVPVCRGRSFTALRSSPLTVTMDWQSIKIQELMSDDQREAGRIPRTIECELVHDLVDSCVPGDTVTITGIVKVSNAEEGSRNKNDKCMFLLYIEANSISNSKGQKTKSSEDGCKHGMLMEFSLKDLYAIQEIQAEENLFKLIVNSLCPVIFGHELVKAGLALALFGGSQKYADDKNRIPIRGDPHILVVGDPGLGKSQMLQAACNVAPRGVYVCGNTTTTSGLTVTLSKDSSSGDFALEAGALVLGDQGICGIDEFDKMGNQHQALLEAMEQQSISLAKAGVVCSLPARTSIIAAANPVGGHYNKAKTVSENLKYSK; from the exons ATGAATGGAGAGTATAGAGGCAGAGGATTTGGACGAGGAAGATTTCAAAGCTGGAAAAGGGGAAGAGGTGGTGGGAACTTCTCaggaaaatggagagaaagagaacacagACCTGATCTGAGTAAAACCACAGGAAAACGTACTTCTG aacaaACCCCACAGTTTTTGCTTTCAACAAAGACCCCACAGTCAATGCAGTCAACATTGGATCGATTCATACCATATAAAGGCTGGAAGCTTTATTTCTCTGAAG TTTACAGCGATAGCTCTCCTTTGATTGAGAAGATTcaagcatttgaaaaatttttcACAAGGCATATTGATTTGTATGACAAG gatGAAATAGAAAGAAAGGGAAGTATTTTGGTAGATTTTAAAGAACTGACAGAAGGTGGTGAAGTAACTAACTTGATACCAGATATAGCAACTGAACTAAGAGATGCACCTGAGAAAACCTTGGCTTGCATGGGTTTGGCAATACATCAG GTGTTAACTAAGGACCTTGAAAGGCATGCAGCTGAGTTACAAGCCCAGGAAGGATTGTCTAATGATGGAGAAACAATGGTAAATGTGCCACATATTCATGCAAG GGTGTACAACTATGAGCCTTTGACACAGCTCAAGAATGTCAGAGCAAATTACTATGGAAAATACATTGCTCTAAGAGGGACAGTGGTTCGTGTCAGTAATATAAAGCCTCTTTGCACCAAGATGGCTTTTCTTTGTGCTGCATGTGGAGAAATTCAGAGCTTTCCTCTTCCAGATGGAAAATACAGTCTTCCCACAAAG TGTCCTGTGCCTGTGTGTCGAGGCAGGTCATTTACTGCTCTCCGCAGCTCTCCTCTCACAGTTACGATGGACTGGCAGTCAATCAA AATCCAGGAATTGATGTCTGATGATCAGAGAGAAGCAGGTCGGATTCCACGAACAATAGAATGTGAGCTTGTTCATGATCTTGTGGATAGCTGTGTCCCGGGAGACACAGTGACTATTACTGGAATTGTCAAAGTCTCAAATGCGGAAGAAG GTTCTCGAAATAAGAATGACAAGTGTATGTTCCTTTTGTATATTGAAGCAAATTCTATTAGTAATAGCaaaggacagaaaacaaagagTTCTGAGGATGGGTGTAAGCATGGAATGTTGATGGAGTTCTCACTTAAAGACCTTTATGCCATCCAAGAGATTCAAGCTGAAGAAAACCTGTTTAAACTCATTGTCAA CTCGCTTTGCCCTGTCATTTTTGGTCATGAA CTTGTTAAAGCAGGTTTGGCATTAGCACTCTTTGGAGGAAGCCAGAAATACGCAGATGACAAAAACAGAATTCCAATTCGGGGAGACCCCCACATCCTTGTTGTTGGAGATCCAGGCCTAGGAAAAAGTCAAATGCTACAG GCAGCGTGCAATGTTGCCCCACGTGGCGTGTATGTTTGTGGTAACACCACGACCACCTCTGGTCTGACGGTAACTCTTTCAAAAGATAGTTCCTCTGGAGATTTTGCTTTGGAAGCTGGTGCCCTGGTACTTGGTGATCAAG GTATTTGTGGAATCGATGAATTTGATAAGATGGGGAATCAACATCAAGCCTTGTTGGAAGCCATGGAGCAGCAAAGTATTAGTCTTGCTAAGGCTGGTGTGGTTTGTAGCCTTCCTGCAAGAACTTCCATTATTGCTGCTGCAAATCCAGTTGGAGGACATTACAATAAAgccaaaacagtttctgagaatttaaA ATACTCCAAATGA